In the Ctenopharyngodon idella isolate HZGC_01 chromosome 4, HZGC01, whole genome shotgun sequence genome, one interval contains:
- the LOC127510645 gene encoding gastrula zinc finger protein XlCGF57.1-like: protein MAFVKEESEEMKIEEAFRVKQEDTEKQIDLMVPKEEGQEQNEIKDHYEKHHDLMTGKKTSQKRAKKTGVKKCFTCQQCGKTFDQRGNLKVHIRIHNGEKPHTCKHCGKSFNEKGNLNVHTRIHTGERPYICQQCGKGFTQKGNLQVHMRIHTGESLFNCQQCGKNFSGKGNLKKHMRIHTGEGLFTCQQCGKTFTQNGNLKKHIRIHTGEKPYTCKLCGKSFTREVGLRYHMNIHTGEKPFVCGQCGKSFSRKETLETHMRIHTGEKPFTCVQCGKSFRCRENLRGHMRIHSRENCFICHQCGRSFTDINRLKNHVITHTGEKPFICHHCGNSFTSEGKLKTHMRLHTGKRPFTCLQRKKSFTYQRDKKRHLQIPSGGKTFNCDQCDKKFLLPAHLQIHLKSHTDLRPYSCSLCGKSFKWLSDLKWHQKIRICVKLRLRSRRR from the exons ATGGCGTTcgttaaagaggagagtgaagaaatGAAGATTGAAGAAGCATTCAGAGTGAAACAAGAAGATACTGAGAAACAAAtag ACTTGATGGTGCCGAAAGAGGAGGGTCAAGAGCAGAATGAAATCAAAGATCATTATGAAAAACATCATGATCTCATGACTGGAAAAAAGACCTCGCAAAAAAGAGCTAAAAAGACAGGAGTTAAAAAGTGTTTCACCTGCCAGCAGTGTGGAAAGACTTTTGATCAACGTGGGAACCTAAAAGTCCACATAAGAATTCACAATGGAGAGAAGCCTCACACCTGCAAAcattgtggaaagagttttaatgaaaaaggaaaccttaatgTTCACacgagaattcacactggagagaggccTTACATCTGTCAACAATGTGGAAAGGgtttcactcaaaaaggaaaccttcaagtccacatgagaattcacactggagagagtctTTTCaactgccaacagtgtggaaagaattTCAGTGGAAAGGGAAATCTTAAaaaacacatgagaattcacactggagaggggcttttcacctgccaacagtgtgggaAGACTTTTACTCAAAATGGAAACCTTAAAAAGCACATAAgaattcacaccggagagaagccttacacctgcaaaCTATGTGGGAAGAGCTTCACACGGGAAGTAGGCCTTAGGTATCACATGAacattcacactggagaaaagccgtTCGTATGtggtcagtgtggaaagagttttagcCGTAAAGAGACCCTTGAGACCCACATgaggattcacactggagagaagccgttcacgtgtgttcagtgtggaaaaagtttcagaTGTAGAGAAAACCTTAGAGGACACATGAGGATTCACTCCAGAGAGAACTGCTTTATATGTCATCAGTGTGGAAGAAGTTTTACAGACATTAATCGCCTTAAGAATCATGTAATAACTCACACAGGGGAGAAGCCTTTCATATGCCATCACTGTGGAAATAGTTTTACAAGTGAAGGGAAGCTTAAAACTCACATGAGACTTCACACTGGAAAGAGGCCTTTCACGTGTCTTCAGCGTAAGAAGAGTTTCACATATCAAAGAGACAAGAAACGTCATTTGCAAATTCCTTCTGGAGGAAAGACATTTAATTGTGATCAGTGTGATAAAAAATTTCTTTTGCCGGCACACTTACAGATACACCTGAAAAGTCACACAGATTTGAGACCCTATTCGTgttctttgtgtggaaaaagtttcaaatGGCTCAGCGATTTAAAATGGCATCAGAAAATACGTATCTGTGTGAAATTAAGGCTACGTTCACGCCGCAGATGA